One stretch of Gadus chalcogrammus isolate NIFS_2021 chromosome 14, NIFS_Gcha_1.0, whole genome shotgun sequence DNA includes these proteins:
- the LOC130403914 gene encoding uncharacterized protein LOC130403914 isoform X2: MQVIYFKGSTMSLSLVLLLLPGILSTEVCVNISNGVVEMKLLDLVVTDERDDKLFNCMYKEEPCYINCTNMLNGEKLFYNNSNACSQVSSNWNITANFDIGPNVTCRVTACTRNQSELLLMSVNQSRNGMDRMVEIHLLRLMCSDLFSEEQYLQTLFLKVELQLIHLIMNMMKEQGKYVPGEMHQLDLKYMVFNIFPIGDKNLNRNETITGNENPNDNLIEVSQPDSDPSVWLPEDALGKIKEDRRVVNLVNYQSTQQFELHKDEFVSIVTRIEFLGMHSLSNLKTPIEITFDIQSNMDKEVECRYMEEEEGFTWKNDGCKTSRNATVVTCKCNHTTAFSVLLVKTLQHEVAIEKNTHFHMFTLSDLCRF; encoded by the exons ATGCAGG ttatttattttaaaggaaGTACCATGTCTCTGTCTTTGGTTCTGCTGCTTCTTCCAGGAATCCTGTCCACGGAAG tgtgtgtgaacatttCAAATGGAGTTGTGGAGATGAAGTTACTGGACCTCGTCGTCACCGATGAAAGGGATGATAAGCTCTTCAACTGCATGTACAAGGAAGAGCCCTGCTACATCAACTGCACCAACATGTTAAATGGAGAGAAACTGTTTTACAATAACTCAAATGCTTGTAGCCAAGTTAGTTCTAATTGGAACATCACCGCTAATTTCGACATAGGTCCAA ATGTGACTTGCAGAGTAACCGCTTGCACTAGGAATCAGTCCGAACTTCTCCTGATGAGCGTGAACCAGTCAAGAAATGGGATGGACCGTATGGTGGAGATACACCTATTACGACTTATGTGCTCTGACCTATTTTCAGAAGAACAATATCTGCAGACGCTTTTCTTAAA AGTAGAGCTACAATTAATCCACCTCATCATGAATATGATGAAGGAGCAGGGAAAGTACGTTCCGGGAGAGATGCACCAATTGGACCTGAAGTACATGGTGTTCAACATCTTCCCCATTGGTGATAAAAACCTCAACCGCAATGAAACCATCACCGGCAATGAAAACCCCAACGACAATCTCATTGAGGTTTCTCAG CCGGATAGTGATCCTTCAGTGTGGTTACCTGAAGACGCTCTGGGAAAAATCAAGGAAGATAGGAGGGTTGTCAATTTGGTGAACTACCAGTCGACACAACAGTTTGAA CTCCATAAAGATGAGTTCGTTTCCATCGTGACCAGGATCGAGTTCCTAGGAATGCATTCGCTGTCAAACCTCAAAACCCCAATAGAAATTACCTTCGATATTCAAAGCAAT ATGGATAAGGAGGTAGAATGTCGTTAtatggaagaagaagaag GCTTCACTTGGAAAAATGATGGCTGCAAAACTTCTCGGAATGCTACTGTGGTCACTTGCAAGTGCAACCATACAACAGCCTTTTCTGTGCTCTTGGTGAAAACATTACAACATGAAGTTGCAATAGAGAAAAATACCCATTTTCATATGTTTACCCTCTCTGATTTGTGTAGATTTTGA
- the LOC130403914 gene encoding uncharacterized protein LOC130403914 isoform X1, translated as MQVIYFKGSTMSLSLVLLLLPGILSTEVCVNISNGVVEMKLLDLVVTDERDDKLFNCMYKEEPCYINCTNMLNGEKLFYNNSNACSQVSSNWNITANFDIGPNVTCRVTACTRNQSELLLMSVNQSRNGMDRMVEIHLLRLMCSDLFSEEQYLQTLFLKVELQLIHLIMNMMKEQGKYVPGEMHQLDLKYMVFNIFPIGDKNLNRNETITGNENPNDNLIEVSQPDSDPSVWLPEDALGKIKEDRRVVNLVNYQSTQQFELHKDEFVSIVTRIEFLGMHSLSNLKTPIEITFDIQSNISQMDKEVECRYMEEEEGFTWKNDGCKTSRNATVVTCKCNHTTAFSVLLVKTLQHEVAIEKNTHFHMFTLSDLCRF; from the exons ATGCAGG ttatttattttaaaggaaGTACCATGTCTCTGTCTTTGGTTCTGCTGCTTCTTCCAGGAATCCTGTCCACGGAAG tgtgtgtgaacatttCAAATGGAGTTGTGGAGATGAAGTTACTGGACCTCGTCGTCACCGATGAAAGGGATGATAAGCTCTTCAACTGCATGTACAAGGAAGAGCCCTGCTACATCAACTGCACCAACATGTTAAATGGAGAGAAACTGTTTTACAATAACTCAAATGCTTGTAGCCAAGTTAGTTCTAATTGGAACATCACCGCTAATTTCGACATAGGTCCAA ATGTGACTTGCAGAGTAACCGCTTGCACTAGGAATCAGTCCGAACTTCTCCTGATGAGCGTGAACCAGTCAAGAAATGGGATGGACCGTATGGTGGAGATACACCTATTACGACTTATGTGCTCTGACCTATTTTCAGAAGAACAATATCTGCAGACGCTTTTCTTAAA AGTAGAGCTACAATTAATCCACCTCATCATGAATATGATGAAGGAGCAGGGAAAGTACGTTCCGGGAGAGATGCACCAATTGGACCTGAAGTACATGGTGTTCAACATCTTCCCCATTGGTGATAAAAACCTCAACCGCAATGAAACCATCACCGGCAATGAAAACCCCAACGACAATCTCATTGAGGTTTCTCAG CCGGATAGTGATCCTTCAGTGTGGTTACCTGAAGACGCTCTGGGAAAAATCAAGGAAGATAGGAGGGTTGTCAATTTGGTGAACTACCAGTCGACACAACAGTTTGAA CTCCATAAAGATGAGTTCGTTTCCATCGTGACCAGGATCGAGTTCCTAGGAATGCATTCGCTGTCAAACCTCAAAACCCCAATAGAAATTACCTTCGATATTCAAAGCAAT ATTTCGCAGATGGATAAGGAGGTAGAATGTCGTTAtatggaagaagaagaag GCTTCACTTGGAAAAATGATGGCTGCAAAACTTCTCGGAATGCTACTGTGGTCACTTGCAAGTGCAACCATACAACAGCCTTTTCTGTGCTCTTGGTGAAAACATTACAACATGAAGTTGCAATAGAGAAAAATACCCATTTTCATATGTTTACCCTCTCTGATTTGTGTAGATTTTGA
- the LOC130403914 gene encoding adhesion G protein-coupled receptor G3 isoform X3, producing MIYVVTRKPREEPSIFIHVSLSGALFLLNSSFLLTEWGARWNPGWVCELIAALVHYSLLGSFSWMAVEGLHLYLMLIKVFNTEYKHYQLKLSLFGWGIPAVVVGVTWSLKDVKQIYGSSTLTMLDSNQTTSICWISDITYLYATNVVYFSLVFIFNSGILLIVAVRICCMVTTPARKGLGWRTATTVAGITCLLGVTWGLAFLGSGYVNLPILYLFCILNSTQGAFIFFWILGLARIERKRALEAKNASVSINDSKVTSVK from the exons ATGATCTATGTCGTCACAAG GAAGCCGAGAGAGGAACCGTCTATCTTCATCCATGTGTCCCTGAGTGGGGCTTTGTTCCTGCTCAACTCCTCCTTCCTGCTGACCGAGTGGGGGGCGAGGTGGAACCCGGGCTGGGTGTGTGAGCTCATTGCGGCCCTCGTACACTACTCCCTGCTGGGCTCGTTCAGCTGGATGGCGGTCGAGGGTCTGCACCTATACCTGATGCTGATCAAGGTGTTCAACACCGAATACAAGCACTACCAGCTGAAGCTCTCTCTGTTTGGCTGGG GAATCCCTGCTGTCGTCGTTGGTGTAACGTGGAGTTTAAAGGATGTAAAACAGATTTATGGCTCGTCAACATTAACCATGCTTGACAGCAACCAAACCACTAGCAT CTGCTGGATCAGTGACATTACCTACCTCTATGCAACTAATGTGGTGTACTTCAGCCTGGTGTTCATCTTCAACTCTGGCATCCTGCTGATCGTGGCAGTTCGCATCTGCTGCATGGTGACCACTCCGGCCAGGAAGGGGTTGGGATGGCGAACCGCCACCACTGTGGCGGGTATCACCTGCCTTCTCGGGGTCACATGGGGTCTCGCTTTCCTGGGCTCAGGATACGTCAACCTCCCCATCCTGTATCTCTTCTGCATTCTCAACTCAACACAAG GtgccttcatcttcttctggatTCTTGGCTTAGCCAggattgagagaaagagagccttGGAGGCCAAGAACGCTTCAGTCTCTATAAATGATTCCAAAGTCACTAGTGTAAAGTGA